Proteins from one Catalinimonas alkaloidigena genomic window:
- a CDS encoding alginate O-acetyltransferase AlgX-related protein — protein MRTSVLKGLLGGWGVISLALFLLLKQERLPGWMNTALEGKKGDLYYLTKLSAFSQARNDQDFLQQESKTSSNPENADVLIMGDSFMQVFAKAIDRFSTKHDQQIYVVSTRHNPALLEPLFKINTFEKLLQKTQVRRRRGAPRTLIVESVERELIRRFATPQPITQPSGLEKRFADLAFRAQAKFNQWFVLKPVKVDYFLKHSVVTSAAYGAWADARFALFQEVPGNHLYTRNPPWLFFGPTQSNFTDIRPDSLIQEITANLVLLQAKLLGQYNLKLVFMPVPDKLSVYGHLVTEKPYDNFVPRLCKALEQAHVPVICLYDDFKASAEPVYHPTDTHWNPDGMRIAVQKIEHFLPASNSVSMQEGTDR, from the coding sequence ATGCGCACTTCTGTTCTAAAAGGGCTCTTGGGTGGATGGGGAGTTATAAGTCTGGCTTTGTTCCTGCTCTTAAAGCAGGAACGCCTGCCGGGGTGGATGAATACAGCATTGGAGGGGAAAAAAGGTGATCTGTACTACCTCACCAAGTTATCGGCGTTTAGCCAGGCACGAAATGATCAAGACTTCTTACAGCAGGAAAGCAAAACGTCCAGCAACCCTGAAAATGCTGATGTCCTGATCATGGGTGATAGCTTCATGCAGGTATTTGCGAAGGCTATCGATCGGTTTTCAACAAAGCACGATCAGCAAATCTATGTTGTCAGTACAAGACATAATCCGGCGCTACTGGAGCCGCTTTTCAAGATAAATACGTTTGAAAAATTGCTGCAAAAAACGCAGGTGAGGCGGAGACGTGGAGCGCCGCGCACGCTTATTGTAGAGAGTGTTGAGCGTGAGCTAATACGGCGTTTTGCTACGCCTCAACCTATCACCCAGCCTTCTGGACTTGAAAAAAGGTTTGCGGATCTGGCGTTTAGGGCACAAGCTAAATTTAATCAGTGGTTTGTTTTAAAACCTGTCAAAGTAGATTACTTTCTGAAACATAGTGTAGTAACCAGCGCTGCCTACGGAGCGTGGGCGGATGCACGCTTCGCCCTTTTTCAGGAAGTGCCGGGCAACCACCTCTATACCCGAAATCCTCCTTGGCTTTTCTTTGGCCCTACCCAAAGTAATTTTACGGACATTCGTCCTGATTCTTTGATCCAAGAAATCACGGCTAATCTTGTCCTCTTACAAGCGAAATTGTTGGGGCAGTATAACTTGAAACTGGTTTTTATGCCGGTTCCCGACAAACTCTCGGTGTATGGGCATCTGGTGACCGAAAAGCCCTATGATAACTTTGTGCCGCGTCTTTGCAAAGCGCTTGAACAGGCCCATGTACCTGTGATCTGTCTGTACGATGATTTCAAAGCCAGCGCTGAGCCGGTTTACCATCCGACCGATACCCATTGGAACCCTGACGGAATGCGCATTGCTGTGCAGAAGATAGAGCATTTTTTGCCTGCCAGCAACAGCGTATCTATGCAGGAAGGAACTGACCGGTAG
- a CDS encoding ABC transporter permease, giving the protein MIDYSQQVTVYSPESGLRRPGSFFRSFWKDLLASRELAWRLFMRNLQARYRQSILGHLWAFIPPIATTLVWVFLRGSSVLNIDEPKIPYAAFVLTGSLLWQFFLQALNGPLGMVQGARSMLTKINFPREALLLQVLYNNIYNFLIKATLLVIVFVVYKVVPDERILLAPIGIFGLMMFGFAIGLLLMPLSVLYTDVSNLVGAVMPFIFLLTPIIYPVPKTGIAAVVGKYNPISPLINTARDWLTGVTPEFAPEFWIITAISMVVFFLGLILFRLALPHLIARIGS; this is encoded by the coding sequence ATGATCGATTACTCTCAACAAGTTACCGTCTATTCGCCTGAGAGTGGATTACGTCGGCCCGGGAGCTTTTTCCGTAGCTTCTGGAAAGACCTTCTCGCCTCGCGCGAGTTAGCCTGGCGCTTGTTCATGCGCAATTTGCAGGCCAGGTACCGGCAGTCTATTTTAGGACACTTATGGGCTTTTATCCCTCCCATTGCTACTACGCTGGTCTGGGTTTTCCTGCGTGGAAGCAGTGTACTGAACATTGACGAGCCTAAGATTCCTTATGCCGCCTTTGTGCTGACCGGATCGTTGCTATGGCAATTTTTTTTGCAAGCCTTGAACGGACCATTGGGGATGGTACAAGGCGCACGCTCGATGCTGACCAAAATCAACTTTCCGCGCGAAGCATTGTTGTTGCAAGTCTTGTATAATAATATCTACAATTTTCTGATCAAGGCTACGCTGCTGGTCATCGTCTTTGTCGTGTATAAAGTAGTGCCCGATGAGCGGATCTTGCTGGCCCCCATCGGGATTTTTGGATTGATGATGTTTGGGTTTGCCATTGGATTACTGCTGATGCCGCTAAGTGTCTTGTACACGGACGTGAGCAATCTGGTCGGAGCCGTTATGCCCTTCATTTTCCTGTTGACGCCGATCATCTATCCGGTGCCCAAAACAGGCATTGCCGCTGTAGTAGGTAAGTACAATCCCATCAGTCCACTGATCAACACGGCTCGCGACTGGCTGACGGGCGTAACTCCCGAGTTTGCTCCCGAGTTCTGGATTATCACAGCTATTTCCATGGTGGTGTTCTTTCTGGGATTGATTCTATTTCGACTTGCCTTACCGCATCTGATTGCGCGCATCGGCTCTTAA
- a CDS encoding ABC transporter ATP-binding protein: MNDEVLVSVENVSKKFCKDLKRSLRYGVQDIGTELLGLHTRHERLRPKEFWAVDDISFELKRGECLGLIGHNGAGKSTLLKMLNGLIKPDKGRITMKGRIGALIELQAGFNPILTGRENIYINGSLLGFTKKEIDQKFDAIVEFAEIAEYIDTPVQNYSSGMKVRLGFAVASQMEPDVLIIDEVLAVGDVGFRIKCFNVIAELVQKAAVIFVSHGMPQVARISSSVMLMDKGKEVYHGTDVGKGAELYYRSFDSSAESVVYGDYPHMMRNLRIYTDDTEDTNAFKHLDTLHIQFDLSLPDAFSPFRMVVIIHDNDLKPIATVSKRVDHQPAGEFNIQLTVPSVALDTGKYDVAIAFYHFDTLERPTVLANYRSVGNFYINNTRAASGAPFSLPAEWDISQLISKT; this comes from the coding sequence ATGAACGACGAAGTGTTGGTAAGCGTCGAAAACGTTTCCAAAAAATTTTGCAAGGACCTGAAGCGATCGCTCAGGTACGGGGTACAGGACATCGGCACCGAGTTGCTGGGACTACACACCCGACACGAACGTTTACGGCCCAAAGAGTTTTGGGCGGTCGATGACATCTCGTTTGAGTTGAAACGCGGAGAATGTCTCGGTCTGATTGGCCACAACGGCGCGGGGAAAAGTACCCTGCTGAAGATGTTGAACGGGTTGATCAAACCTGACAAGGGACGGATCACGATGAAAGGGCGTATCGGAGCCCTGATCGAGCTACAGGCTGGCTTTAACCCCATTCTGACCGGGCGTGAAAACATCTACATCAACGGTTCGTTGCTGGGGTTTACCAAGAAAGAGATAGACCAGAAGTTCGATGCCATTGTCGAGTTTGCAGAAATCGCCGAGTACATCGACACGCCCGTGCAGAACTACAGCTCCGGGATGAAAGTACGGCTGGGCTTTGCGGTGGCTTCGCAGATGGAGCCGGACGTGCTGATCATCGATGAAGTACTAGCCGTAGGCGATGTGGGATTTCGGATCAAATGCTTCAATGTGATTGCGGAACTGGTGCAGAAAGCTGCAGTCATTTTTGTTTCCCATGGGATGCCACAGGTAGCTCGTATTTCTTCGAGTGTCATGCTGATGGACAAAGGAAAAGAAGTATATCATGGGACAGACGTAGGGAAAGGGGCTGAGCTCTACTATCGATCATTTGATAGTAGCGCTGAGTCAGTGGTATATGGCGACTACCCGCATATGATGCGGAATCTACGTATCTACACAGACGATACAGAAGATACTAACGCCTTCAAGCATCTGGATACCTTGCATATTCAGTTTGACCTATCGTTGCCTGATGCGTTTTCTCCTTTTCGGATGGTCGTCATTATACATGATAATGACTTAAAACCCATTGCGACGGTTTCCAAGAGGGTAGATCATCAGCCGGCCGGAGAATTCAACATCCAGCTAACGGTTCCATCGGTAGCTTTAGATACCGGTAAATACGATGTTGCAATTGCTTTCTACCATTTTGATACTCTTGAGCGACCTACTGTTCTGGCCAACTACCGAAGCGTAGGCAACTTCTACATTAACAACACTCGAGCTGCCTCAGGAGCACCTTTCTCATTACCTGCGGAGTGGGACATTTCGCAACTAATTTCAAAAACATGA
- a CDS encoding sulfotransferase domain-containing protein produces the protein MKRLIKSFWPKSLEKEMPSQDKDTSSVEVYTPKPDDFFLVSYPKSGSTWVRFLLANYFFDADIDFVSIRPFVPDLHSNRDLVDNLQKSPRIIKHHLLFEERFEKAIYVVRDGRDVAVSYYFFNQMQGQISKETSFSEYLRKHFFKDLKPFGSWGTNVQSWLAHTHDRQIIVVRYEDLLKDAATELERIVTWMGQPLDAQKIARAVEHSQLKAMREAEYKSLKRGPESEHKFTRKGVSGDWKNHFSDEDLKCFQEKFGEQLSALKYG, from the coding sequence ATGAAGCGACTCATCAAAAGTTTTTGGCCTAAGTCGTTAGAGAAGGAGATGCCAAGCCAAGACAAAGACACATCTTCAGTGGAAGTTTACACTCCTAAACCAGACGACTTTTTTCTGGTTTCCTACCCTAAATCCGGGAGCACATGGGTGCGATTCCTGTTAGCGAATTACTTCTTTGATGCAGATATCGACTTTGTTTCGATACGGCCATTTGTTCCTGACCTGCATAGCAATAGAGATTTGGTCGATAACCTACAGAAATCGCCCCGTATTATCAAACATCACTTGCTCTTCGAAGAGCGCTTTGAAAAGGCCATCTACGTGGTGCGTGACGGGCGCGACGTAGCAGTAAGTTATTATTTTTTCAACCAGATGCAGGGGCAGATTTCCAAAGAAACGAGCTTCTCTGAGTACTTGAGAAAGCACTTTTTTAAGGACCTAAAACCGTTTGGAAGTTGGGGGACAAATGTCCAATCTTGGTTAGCGCATACCCATGACAGGCAGATAATTGTCGTGCGCTACGAAGATTTGTTAAAAGATGCGGCTACAGAATTGGAGCGAATTGTTACTTGGATGGGGCAGCCGCTTGATGCTCAGAAGATAGCGCGGGCTGTAGAGCACTCACAACTGAAGGCGATGCGAGAGGCGGAGTACAAGTCGTTGAAGCGAGGACCTGAATCTGAACATAAGTTTACTAGAAAAGGCGTCTCTGGAGATTGGAAAAATCACTTTTCTGACGAAGACCTGAAATGTTTTCAAGAAAAATTCGGTGAGCAATTAAGTGCATTAAAGTACGGATAA
- a CDS encoding DUF4915 domain-containing protein has translation MLENISFLATCVGAYGDSGLGTGGFFLWHRGEGVVIDNLDSTGLVFTKGLCYRFIRALQTLVIYDASGVRSTVRLSEAKDVHDIYVTEKEVIVVSTGTNEVHWYDWRGEIIRKWSPGGNGDAWHLNCLYGVDTEIYISAFGKFDNHRDWNGNCRDTGFVMKMHTEELIIEGLSGPHNPRKIHNRWLICDSHKRGIRIIENGENNFVNLGGFTRGIAVTSKGWLVGVSADRKSALENPTGKIKLVESERCEIMEEVSVPFPEIYDIVEITPEFGSAIISDPSKYLISLSDKEKANLKNQVNLGLEEIYRQNAIIDHLKKKNAYLAKKKSKDSLFKKVFHRIKSRLG, from the coding sequence ATGCTTGAAAATATATCATTCCTAGCTACATGTGTCGGTGCTTATGGTGATTCTGGATTAGGCACAGGCGGTTTTTTTTTATGGCATCGCGGTGAAGGTGTCGTAATCGATAATCTAGATTCTACCGGACTAGTTTTTACAAAAGGGTTATGTTATCGTTTCATAAGAGCATTGCAAACTTTGGTTATTTATGATGCATCAGGCGTACGCTCTACTGTAAGGCTATCAGAGGCAAAAGATGTACATGATATCTATGTAACTGAAAAGGAGGTAATAGTTGTTTCAACAGGAACGAATGAGGTGCATTGGTACGACTGGCGAGGGGAAATAATACGAAAATGGAGCCCTGGGGGGAATGGCGATGCATGGCATTTAAACTGCTTATACGGGGTAGATACGGAGATCTATATATCAGCATTTGGTAAGTTCGATAATCACCGTGACTGGAACGGCAACTGTCGTGATACAGGTTTTGTCATGAAAATGCATACAGAGGAGCTAATTATTGAGGGATTAAGCGGGCCACACAATCCTAGAAAGATACATAACCGATGGCTGATATGTGACTCTCATAAAAGAGGCATTCGGATAATTGAGAATGGTGAGAATAATTTTGTTAACCTAGGAGGCTTTACAAGAGGAATTGCTGTGACTTCAAAAGGTTGGTTGGTTGGTGTGAGTGCTGATCGTAAGTCAGCGCTTGAGAACCCAACGGGAAAGATAAAACTTGTAGAGTCTGAAAGGTGTGAAATAATGGAAGAAGTGTCTGTACCTTTTCCAGAGATATACGATATCGTAGAAATTACTCCTGAGTTTGGAAGTGCAATTATTTCTGATCCAAGCAAGTATTTGATAAGCTTGAGTGATAAGGAAAAGGCAAATTTAAAAAATCAAGTAAACTTAGGTCTGGAAGAAATCTATCGGCAGAATGCTATCATAGATCATCTCAAGAAAAAGAATGCTTATTTAGCTAAAAAAAAATCCAAAGACAGTTTGTTTAAAAAAGTATTTCATAGAATAAAGAGTAGGCTTGGTTGA
- a CDS encoding acyltransferase, producing the protein MPKDLAIIEDAAVLYPEATIKNFQKNRNKIVIKRNSRIRGHLKLLAYGGYIEIGENSYIGENTQIWSGELVKIGKNVLISHGVSIIDTDSHELNSSDRVDTYLSLLKDGPPTDQGSIKTGSIIIHDEAWISFNAIILKGVTIGKGAIVAAGTIVTKNVPDYAVVAGNPAKIIRYTT; encoded by the coding sequence ATGCCTAAGGATTTAGCTATAATTGAGGATGCAGCTGTATTGTACCCTGAGGCTACTATTAAGAATTTTCAAAAAAATAGAAACAAAATAGTTATAAAGAGAAATTCAAGAATAAGAGGGCACTTAAAGTTACTGGCCTATGGCGGATATATTGAAATTGGAGAGAACAGTTACATAGGTGAAAATACACAGATATGGTCAGGAGAGCTTGTGAAAATTGGCAAGAATGTCCTGATTTCTCATGGCGTGAGTATAATTGATACAGATTCTCATGAGTTGAATAGTAGTGATAGAGTAGATACTTATTTATCATTACTCAAAGATGGCCCTCCTACAGACCAGGGTTCTATAAAAACTGGTAGTATCATTATCCACGATGAAGCTTGGATAAGTTTTAATGCAATTATTTTAAAAGGTGTAACGATTGGAAAGGGCGCGATCGTTGCGGCAGGAACAATCGTTACCAAAAACGTTCCTGATTATGCGGTGGTCGCTGGCAATCCAGCTAAAATTATAAGGTATACTACCTGA
- a CDS encoding class I SAM-dependent methyltransferase, whose translation MTWEETIEYIRKTPAYASLVRDAYLDADLAANVVLFRQSEEFQETLRLLRHYHPQAQSILDIGSGNGISAVAFSLEGYRVTAVEPDPSETIGAGAIRRLKTEYNLSELEVYEALAEEIQFADASFDVVYVRQAMHHARDLKQFVKEAGRVLKKDGLYFTVRDHVVFNDGDKVWFLDNHPLQQYYGGENAFTPGQYQEAIIEAGIALLKEFQYYDSVLNYFPLTTAQVQKMLAQQQRKFVQRQPFPLRVLINRLPWLRHKIIPQSLDERKVPGRMYSYIGRKQ comes from the coding sequence ATGACGTGGGAAGAAACAATTGAGTACATCCGCAAGACACCGGCCTATGCTTCGTTGGTGCGCGATGCATATCTGGATGCCGATCTTGCAGCTAATGTTGTACTTTTTCGACAGAGCGAAGAGTTTCAGGAAACCCTCCGCCTATTACGGCACTATCATCCGCAGGCCCAATCTATACTAGACATTGGCAGCGGAAATGGAATTAGTGCGGTAGCTTTTTCTTTGGAAGGCTATCGCGTCACAGCTGTTGAGCCTGACCCAAGTGAAACCATTGGGGCGGGAGCCATTCGGCGCTTGAAAACGGAGTATAACCTGTCGGAGTTAGAGGTATACGAAGCTTTGGCTGAGGAAATTCAGTTTGCTGATGCTTCGTTTGATGTCGTGTATGTAAGACAAGCCATGCACCATGCGCGTGACCTGAAACAATTTGTAAAGGAAGCGGGGCGTGTGCTCAAAAAAGACGGCCTCTATTTTACAGTACGTGACCACGTCGTATTCAACGACGGCGATAAGGTTTGGTTTCTTGACAATCATCCGCTGCAGCAGTACTATGGTGGTGAGAATGCCTTTACGCCAGGGCAATACCAGGAAGCTATAATAGAGGCGGGGATAGCTTTACTTAAAGAATTCCAATATTATGACAGCGTGCTGAACTACTTCCCGTTGACAACGGCGCAAGTGCAAAAGATGCTTGCTCAACAGCAGCGCAAATTTGTTCAACGCCAGCCTTTTCCTTTGCGTGTGTTGATCAATCGCCTTCCATGGTTGCGTCATAAAATAATTCCCCAGAGCTTGGACGAACGCAAAGTGCCAGGACGTATGTATAGCTATATAGGTCGTAAACAATGA
- a CDS encoding NAD-dependent epimerase/dehydratase family protein — MKIVIIGSKGFIGSHCLAYFRSQADIEAWGCDVVTDYVDSNYFLIDATNADYREVFRDQGFEVCINCSGAASVPQSLEHPLRDYTLNTNNVFRMLEAIRQFSPHCRFINLSSAAVYGNPLWLPITEDVPVRPLSPYGWHKQYSEQICQEFHDSFSLRTCCLRIFSAYGPGLRKQFFWDLHTKAQRNQKVELWGTGQQTRDFIYIDDLIQVIALVIKQGEFAGTIYNVANGEEVSIGEAASVFMEHYPVQADLKFSGYERPGDPLRWCADIRKIKAMGYHQQVSLTEGLKRYVQWLEEK; from the coding sequence ATGAAAATAGTAATTATAGGGAGTAAAGGATTTATTGGGTCACATTGCCTTGCTTATTTTCGGTCACAAGCCGACATAGAAGCTTGGGGGTGTGATGTTGTTACCGATTATGTAGACTCAAATTACTTTCTGATCGACGCCACCAATGCCGATTATCGGGAAGTATTCCGTGACCAAGGGTTCGAAGTTTGCATAAATTGCTCAGGGGCTGCTAGTGTGCCGCAATCGCTCGAACATCCCTTGCGAGATTATACACTCAATACCAACAACGTCTTCCGTATGTTGGAAGCCATCCGGCAATTCTCACCGCACTGTCGTTTTATCAACTTGTCGAGTGCTGCTGTATACGGTAATCCATTGTGGTTGCCGATCACCGAAGATGTACCGGTTCGACCGCTTTCGCCCTACGGATGGCACAAGCAGTATAGTGAGCAAATTTGCCAGGAATTTCACGATAGTTTTTCGTTGAGGACGTGTTGTCTGCGTATCTTCTCAGCCTATGGTCCAGGCCTTCGCAAACAGTTCTTCTGGGATTTACATACAAAAGCTCAACGAAATCAGAAAGTTGAACTGTGGGGTACCGGCCAGCAAACACGTGATTTCATCTACATCGATGACCTGATTCAAGTGATTGCTTTAGTGATTAAGCAAGGGGAGTTTGCCGGAACGATCTACAATGTGGCAAATGGGGAAGAAGTAAGTATAGGTGAAGCCGCTTCTGTATTCATGGAGCACTATCCTGTTCAGGCAGACCTCAAGTTCAGTGGATACGAACGACCGGGCGACCCTTTGCGTTGGTGTGCTGACATACGCAAAATCAAAGCGATGGGATATCATCAGCAAGTAAGTTTGACTGAGGGATTAAAAAGATATGTACAGTGGCTCGAAGAAAAATAG
- a CDS encoding glycosyltransferase family 4 protein has translation MARRKIGIVFYNTPEWIGGVYYILNLVSALKRLPNEQKPHLVIFTEQEDDFTMVQQTGYPYLSVRYFPQYFHLPEKSLEKKINAWSQRLFRRNLLERRPTANDAKVVFPLNLWHKSFNRYFSLIPHKIYWIADFQERKLPQLFDESELADRKRFQEMLARGRKNVVFSSNSAAQEFRHYYPEATTHVHVMPFAVTHPPYQHLDLDAIRQKYGLTQPYFFSPNQFWVHKNHRIVLEAIKVLSRTQPDFVVAFSGKQEDYRVANHFQSLQDFIQENHLNKYVRFLGFLDRDEQLKIMEGAEAIIQPSLSEGWSTVVEDAKAMNQRVLASNLDVHQEQLHEQGQYFDPTDASELAQLMQKALAVDRDRPAFKYDESVDFFAERFLHIVDSITAK, from the coding sequence GTGGCTCGAAGAAAAATAGGTATAGTATTTTATAACACCCCAGAATGGATTGGGGGCGTGTATTACATCCTTAATTTAGTCAGTGCTCTGAAACGTCTGCCTAACGAGCAGAAACCACATCTGGTCATCTTCACCGAACAAGAAGATGACTTTACTATGGTACAGCAGACCGGCTACCCATATTTGTCAGTGCGCTATTTCCCACAGTATTTTCATCTTCCTGAAAAAAGTCTGGAAAAAAAGATAAATGCATGGAGTCAACGTTTGTTTAGACGGAATCTTTTAGAACGTCGTCCTACAGCAAATGATGCTAAGGTGGTTTTTCCTCTAAACTTGTGGCACAAGAGCTTCAATAGATACTTTAGTTTGATACCACATAAAATATATTGGATTGCTGATTTTCAGGAACGCAAGCTGCCACAGCTATTTGATGAAAGCGAGCTTGCTGATCGTAAACGCTTTCAAGAGATGCTGGCTAGAGGTAGAAAGAATGTAGTTTTCAGCAGTAATAGTGCCGCTCAGGAATTCCGCCATTACTATCCTGAGGCTACTACCCATGTGCATGTCATGCCCTTTGCTGTAACACACCCACCTTATCAGCATTTAGACTTAGACGCAATTAGACAGAAATATGGCTTGACGCAGCCGTATTTTTTTTCACCGAATCAGTTTTGGGTTCATAAGAACCATCGTATTGTTTTAGAAGCAATAAAAGTGCTGAGTCGAACGCAGCCTGATTTTGTAGTAGCTTTCTCAGGCAAGCAAGAAGATTATCGCGTTGCAAATCATTTCCAGTCACTTCAGGATTTTATACAGGAAAATCATCTCAATAAATATGTGCGATTTTTAGGGTTTTTGGATCGTGATGAACAGCTAAAGATTATGGAAGGAGCGGAAGCAATTATTCAACCTTCGCTTTCAGAGGGTTGGAGCACTGTAGTGGAAGATGCGAAAGCGATGAATCAAAGAGTGCTGGCCTCCAATTTAGATGTTCATCAGGAGCAATTGCATGAACAGGGGCAATATTTCGATCCAACTGATGCTAGCGAGTTAGCCCAGCTTATGCAGAAGGCCCTTGCGGTGGATAGAGATAGGCCTGCTTTTAAGTACGATGAATCTGTAGATTTTTTTGCTGAGCGATTTTTACATATAGTAGATAGCATTACTGCTAAATAG
- a CDS encoding glycosyltransferase family 2 protein has translation MLPKITVITPSFNQGKYLEDTINSVLYQSYPNLEYILMDAGSTDESLDIIKKYERHLAYWVSEPDEGQADAINKGFARATGDIICWLNSDDYYLPGTLKFVAENLANKDDSILCGNCVHIVEGKSRAYPSKVHSTLNKLDIKYCDTIVQPSSFWPRVLWENIGKLDISMHYAFDWEWYIRAQIAGAKFIPTAKNLSVYRIHEEHKTGTGGEKRLLEIKRIIERYHGEATGDAFWAIHEKIDEIRNMRKRLQRWGLDRAEGKILKAMVPQAKHLSWFEIVQLSYMAKEIVV, from the coding sequence ATGTTACCTAAAATAACGGTTATTACTCCTTCTTTCAATCAGGGGAAATACTTAGAAGATACAATCAACTCTGTTTTGTATCAAAGCTATCCAAACTTAGAGTACATACTCATGGATGCCGGTAGTACGGATGAATCTCTTGATATTATTAAAAAGTACGAGCGCCACCTTGCTTATTGGGTAAGCGAGCCGGACGAAGGACAAGCTGACGCTATAAATAAAGGTTTTGCCAGAGCAACCGGTGATATCATTTGCTGGCTCAACTCTGATGATTACTACCTGCCAGGGACTTTAAAGTTTGTTGCCGAAAACTTAGCAAATAAAGATGATTCGATTCTTTGTGGTAATTGTGTCCATATAGTAGAAGGAAAATCAAGGGCTTATCCAAGTAAAGTGCACAGTACACTTAATAAATTAGATATTAAGTATTGTGATACTATAGTGCAGCCAAGTAGTTTCTGGCCAAGGGTACTTTGGGAAAATATTGGGAAATTAGATATCTCGATGCACTACGCATTTGACTGGGAATGGTACATCCGGGCTCAAATAGCCGGAGCAAAGTTTATCCCAACGGCCAAGAACTTATCGGTTTATCGTATCCATGAAGAACATAAAACGGGTACTGGAGGTGAGAAACGCCTTCTGGAAATCAAGCGCATCATTGAGCGATATCACGGCGAAGCCACGGGAGATGCCTTTTGGGCCATACATGAAAAGATCGATGAGATCAGAAATATGCGTAAACGGCTACAAAGATGGGGGCTTGACCGAGCCGAGGGAAAAATTCTTAAAGCAATGGTACCCCAAGCAAAACATTTAAGTTGGTTTGAGATTGTTCAATTAAGCTATATGGCAAAAGAAATTGTAGTTTAA
- a CDS encoding sulfotransferase family 2 domain-containing protein, protein MAKFDKLIFLHIPKAGGSTLKDVLNRYYSEENVYYLEVIDQRMQLKEFIDLPKEKKESIQLLEGHMGFGLHNYFERKEQVKYITFFRNPVDRLISLYYYILKNKDHYLYDEVKSKNYALRDFLMSDLTTELDNGMTRVIAGKYPPINQCNDEMFYTAIDHLQQYFVGFGIMERYDESLAYFQKKLALDSVPFYKKVNVNRERKEVIDNELATLIRERNFLDVRIYEWALIHFEKELLNLNDIDHSLQLIRECSKAYSEGRVNVSTTLSRKIYQEGYWQGYKDASRDFHPIRRVKAWLTRKR, encoded by the coding sequence ATGGCAAAGTTCGATAAATTGATATTCCTACATATTCCTAAAGCGGGAGGATCTACACTGAAAGATGTCTTAAATAGGTATTATTCAGAAGAGAATGTCTATTATCTAGAGGTTATCGATCAACGAATGCAATTGAAAGAGTTTATAGATCTTCCTAAAGAAAAAAAGGAATCCATCCAGCTGTTAGAAGGCCATATGGGGTTTGGATTGCATAACTATTTTGAGCGTAAAGAACAGGTTAAGTATATCACATTCTTTAGAAATCCGGTTGATAGGTTGATTTCTTTATATTACTACATTCTTAAGAATAAAGACCATTACCTGTATGACGAAGTGAAATCTAAAAATTATGCGCTCAGGGATTTTTTGATGAGTGATCTGACCACAGAATTGGATAATGGTATGACAAGGGTGATCGCAGGAAAGTATCCGCCTATAAATCAATGTAATGATGAGATGTTCTATACAGCCATAGACCATCTGCAACAGTATTTTGTTGGCTTCGGTATCATGGAGCGCTATGATGAAAGCTTAGCATATTTTCAAAAAAAACTAGCGTTGGACTCAGTTCCTTTTTATAAAAAGGTAAATGTTAACAGAGAAAGAAAAGAAGTAATTGATAATGAGTTGGCTACTTTGATAAGAGAACGTAACTTTTTAGACGTAAGGATATATGAATGGGCTCTCATTCATTTTGAAAAAGAACTATTGAATCTAAATGATATAGATCATTCACTACAACTCATCAGAGAATGCAGCAAAGCATACAGTGAAGGTAGGGTGAACGTTTCTACAACACTTTCCAGAAAAATATATCAGGAGGGCTATTGGCAGGGATATAAAGATGCTTCTCGTGACTTTCATCCTATAAGGAGAGTCAAAGCGTGGTTAACAAGAAAGAGATAA